A section of the Myxocyprinus asiaticus isolate MX2 ecotype Aquarium Trade chromosome 40, UBuf_Myxa_2, whole genome shotgun sequence genome encodes:
- the LOC127430914 gene encoding olfactory receptor 146-like — MDNLTFRHSILLVEGLNVTPQSSYPVFILLLLVYVFIMVSNIGLLILISTEKNLHHPMHFLFCNLPLNDILGTTVILPHLMQDIFRKTSERYITFVECVIQAYFVHVFAVACHYVLMIGLTIRLSHCRYKIENPFCDNASLFKLSCENVVINNVYGLIYTVIVFTLSLGSVFITYVKIAAVCITSKNKALNSKAIKTCSTHIAVYLIMFVSCGTFIFLHRFPEYSDSRKLASIMFHIVPPGLNPLVYGLQTKEIRQKVIQFWLRKKVNP; from the exons ATGGACAACTTGACATTCAGACACAGCATTCTTCTAGTGGAGGGACTCAATGTTACACCTCAGTCTTCCTATCCTGTTTTCATCTTGCTTCTCTTGGTTTATGTTTTTATAATGGTTTCCAACATTGGACTTTTAATTCTGATCTCAACAGAGAAGAATCTACATCACCCTATGCATTTTCTGTTTTGTAACTTGCCACTGAATGATATACTAGGGACCACTGTCATTTTGCCACACTTGATGCaggacatttttaggaaaacatcAGAGCGCTATATCACGTTTGTTGAGTGTGTCATTCAAGCATATTTTGTACATGTATTTGCAGTAGCATGCCATTATGTGCTAATGA TAGGTCTCACTATACGTCTGTCTCACTGTAGATATAAAATTGAAAACCCTTTCTGTGACAATGCCTCACTGTTTAAACTGTCCTGTGAAAATGTGGTCATTAATAATGTGTATGGATTGATTTATACTGTAATTGTTTTCACCCTCTCACTGGGGTCAGTATTTATAACATATGTCAAGATTGCTGCGGTATGTATAACCAGCAAAAACAAAGCACTCAACAGCAAAGCCATAAAAACTTGCAGCACTCACATAgctgtttatttaattatgtttgttTCTTGTGgcacatttatttttcttcatcgATTTCCTGAATACTCTGACAGCAGGAAACTGGCTAGTATTATGTTCCACATTGTTCCACCAGGATTAAATCCCTTAGTATATGGTTTACAAACGAAAGAGATCAGACAGAAGGTTATACAATTTTGGTTAAGGAAAAAGGTGAATCCATAG
- the LOC127430915 gene encoding olfactory receptor 146-like, translated as MDNLTFKNSILLVEGLKVTPQTSYPVFFLLFLVYVFAMVCNIGLIILISTEKNLHHPMHFLFCNLPVNDIIGTTVMLPRLMQDILKETSERYITYVECVIQAYFVHIFAAASHYALMIGLTIRLSHCRFKIENPFCDNASLFKLSCENVSINNVFGIIYTVIVFTFSLGSVFITYLKIATVCITSKNKALNRKAIKTCSTHIAVYLIMFVSCATMVFLHRVPELSENRKIASIMFHIVPPGLNPLVYGLQTKEIRQNPLLLVSKYNKEYGSTTHSSTKGCESK; from the exons ATGGACAACTTGACATTCAAAAACAGCATCCTACTAGTGGAGGGACTGAAAGTCACTCCTCAGACTTCGTATCCTGTGTTCTTTCTGCTTTTCTTGGTTTATGTCTTTGCAATGGTATGCAACATTGGACTTATAATTCTGATATCTACAGAGAAGAATCTACATCACCCTATGCATTTTCTGTTCTGTAACTTACCAGTAAATGATATAATAGGGACCACTGTCATGTTGCCACGCTTGATGCAGGACATTTTAAAGGAAACATCGGAGCGCTATATCACTTATGTGGAGTGTGTTATTCAAGCTTATTTTGTACATATATTTGCAGCAGCAAGCCATTATGCCCTAATGA TAGGTCTCACTATACGTCTATCTCACTGCAGATTTAAAATTGAAAACCCTTTCTGTGACAATGCTTCACTGTTTAAACTGTCCTGTGAAAATGTGTCTATTAATAATGTGTTTGGAATTATTTATACTGTGATTGTTTTTACTTTCTCACTTGGGTCTGTCTTTATAACGTATCTCAAGATTGCTACTGTATGTATAACTAGCAAAAATAAAGCACTCAATAGAAAAGCCATAAAAACCTGCAGCACTCATATAGCTGTTTATTTAATCATGTTTGTTTCTTGTGCCACCATGGTTTTTCTCCATCGTGTCCCTGAATTATctgaaaatagaaaaatagctaGTATAATGTTCCATATTGTACCACCAGGATTAAATCCCCTAGTTTATGGTTTACAAACCAAAGAGATTAGACAAAA TCCCCTACTGCTGGTGAGCAAATATAACAAAGAATATGGAAGTACCACCCACTCATCCACCAAGGGCTGCGAGTCTAAATAG
- the LOC127431356 gene encoding olfactory receptor 146-like isoform X2: MENLRQSVTKMKRLHQLKLSFGKGSSRGQDETERKIKREDDGDERGRAGLVCFPVHRFFEGPRMDNLTFRHSILQVEGLNVTPQSTYPVFILLLLVYVFIMVSNTALIILISTEKNLHHPMHFLFCNLPLNDILGTTVILPRILQDIFRETSERYITYVDCVVQAYFVHIFIAACHYVLIIMAFDRYVAICNPLRYTAIMTNKMVIKLSAFAWGLSVLMVTVLLGLTIRLSHCRYKIENPFCDNASLFKLSCEESVVINNVYGIIYTVVLFSFSIVSVFITYVKIATVCITSKNKALNSKAIKTCSTHIAVYLIMLVSGSTFIFLHRFPLYSESRKLASIMFHIVPPGLNPLVYGLQTKEIRQKLIKLWCRKKGNS, encoded by the exons ACGAAAATGAAAAGATTGCATCAATTAAAGCTCAGCTTTGGGAAGGGAAGCAGCAGGGGACAAGATGAGactgagagaaaaataaaaagagaagatGATGGAGATGAGAGAGGAAGAGCAG GTCTGGTTTGTTTCCCTGTTCACAGGTTTTTTGAAGGACCGCGAATGGACAACTTGACATTCAGACACAGCATTCTTCAAGTGGAGGGACTGAATGTTACACCTCAGTCTACTTATCctgttttcattttgcttctcttGGTTTATGTCTTTATAATGGTTTCCAACACTGCACTTATCATTCTTATCTCAACAGAGAAGAATCTGCATCACCCTATGCATTTTCTGTTCTGTAACTTGCCACTGAATGATATTCTAGGGACCACTGTCATTTTGCCACGCATATTGCAGGACATTTTCAGGGAAACCTCAGAGCGTTATATAACGTATGTGGATTGTGTTGTTCAAGCTTATTTTGTACATATATTTATTGCAGCATGCCACTATGTGCTGATAATTATGGCCTTTGACAGATACGTGGCTATATGCAATCCATTGCGATACACGGCTATAATGACAAATAAAATGGTGATTAAACTGTCAGCATTTGCCTGGGGACTGTCAGTACTTATGGTGACAGTTCTGTTAGGTCTCACTATACGTCTGTCTCACTGTAGATATAAAATTGAAAACCCTTTCTGTGACAATGCCTCACTGTTTAAACTGTCCTGTGAGGAAAGTGTGGTTATTAACAATGTGTATGGAATTATTTATACAGTGGTTTTATTTAGCTTCTCAATTGTGTCTGTATTTATAACATATGTCAAGATTGCTACAGTGTGTATAACCAGCAAAAACAAAGCTCTCAACAGCAAAGCCATAAAAACCTGCAGCACTCACATAGCTGTTTATTTAATCATGCTAGTTTCTGGGTCCACTTTTATCTTTCTCCATCGTTTCCCACTCTATTCTGAGAGCAGAAAACTGGCTAGTATAATGTTCCATATTGTACCACCAGGACTAAATCCTTTAGTATATGGTTTACAAACCAAAGAGATTAGACAGAAATTAATAAAATTGTGGTGCAGAAAAAAAGGGAActcttag
- the LOC127431356 gene encoding olfactory receptor 146-like isoform X4, whose amino-acid sequence MDNLTFRHSILQVEGLNVTPQSTYPVFILLLLVYVFIMVSNTALIILISTEKNLHHPMHFLFCNLPLNDILGTTVILPRILQDIFRETSERYITYVDCVVQAYFVHIFIAACHYVLIIMAFDRYVAICNPLRYTAIMTNKMVIKLSAFAWGLSVLMVTVLLGLTIRLSHCRYKIENPFCDNASLFKLSCEESVVINNVYGIIYTVVLFSFSIVSVFITYVKIATVCITSKNKALNSKAIKTCSTHIAVYLIMLVSGSTFIFLHRFPLYSESRKLASIMFHIVPPGLNPLVYGLQTKEIRQKLIKLWCRKKGNS is encoded by the coding sequence ATGGACAACTTGACATTCAGACACAGCATTCTTCAAGTGGAGGGACTGAATGTTACACCTCAGTCTACTTATCctgttttcattttgcttctcttGGTTTATGTCTTTATAATGGTTTCCAACACTGCACTTATCATTCTTATCTCAACAGAGAAGAATCTGCATCACCCTATGCATTTTCTGTTCTGTAACTTGCCACTGAATGATATTCTAGGGACCACTGTCATTTTGCCACGCATATTGCAGGACATTTTCAGGGAAACCTCAGAGCGTTATATAACGTATGTGGATTGTGTTGTTCAAGCTTATTTTGTACATATATTTATTGCAGCATGCCACTATGTGCTGATAATTATGGCCTTTGACAGATACGTGGCTATATGCAATCCATTGCGATACACGGCTATAATGACAAATAAAATGGTGATTAAACTGTCAGCATTTGCCTGGGGACTGTCAGTACTTATGGTGACAGTTCTGTTAGGTCTCACTATACGTCTGTCTCACTGTAGATATAAAATTGAAAACCCTTTCTGTGACAATGCCTCACTGTTTAAACTGTCCTGTGAGGAAAGTGTGGTTATTAACAATGTGTATGGAATTATTTATACAGTGGTTTTATTTAGCTTCTCAATTGTGTCTGTATTTATAACATATGTCAAGATTGCTACAGTGTGTATAACCAGCAAAAACAAAGCTCTCAACAGCAAAGCCATAAAAACCTGCAGCACTCACATAGCTGTTTATTTAATCATGCTAGTTTCTGGGTCCACTTTTATCTTTCTCCATCGTTTCCCACTCTATTCTGAGAGCAGAAAACTGGCTAGTATAATGTTCCATATTGTACCACCAGGACTAAATCCTTTAGTATATGGTTTACAAACCAAAGAGATTAGACAGAAATTAATAAAATTGTGGTGCAGAAAAAAAGGGAActcttag